In the Vespula vulgaris chromosome 9, iyVesVulg1.1, whole genome shotgun sequence genome, gagaaaaataattgatgtTATAATTgcacaaaatattataaaagagaaagcatgtgtttacaattatattggttcatttcaattatctatttaatattaattaatgcaCAAAATGTAACTATAAGTCCTATTCTCACAACACCTAAACAGCAAATAATATGtaagtagaaatatttaattattattgcaatataatacaaatacaaaatttgaaaatatatcattttaaaatattcatactttttttaaatatttatttttatgcagCTAGTATCAAAAAACCAAGCGATGACTATTTGGTTTCTAATAGACAGAATTTAATCAAATGGTTACTCACTGGATGTTgggaattaaataaatataagtgtGAATCCATGTATCATGATCCAGGTTCGACTGAATATCCAGGGTATGATGGCTGGTACAACAATATTGGCCAGCCAGAAATTGGTGCAGTTGATACACCACTTTTAAGGAGATGGCCAGCAGCTTATAAAGATGGAGCATATAAACCTTCTGGTTTTAACAGACCAAATCCATTGAAAATaagtaaagaattattaaGTGGAGAAATTGGATCtgaatctgtaaaaaaaagaaatgtattacAAGTATTTTTTGGTATGTGTCTAAATCCTTTAACAATGATAcactttaattaaatacagatatgaatatgattattaattaatatataaatcgtatattcaatcgtttaaaatgatatatttacacacatacacacacacaggtcAACAAGTTGTTGAAGAAATATTAGATGCACAAAGATCAGCATGTCCTCCagaatattttaacataaatattacaatattcaaAGACAAAACTAACCATACTGAAATGCCTATACTTCGTACACGTTATGACGAATCTACAGGAAATTCTCCAAATAATCCACGTCAACAGGTTCACCTAtttcaaactttttttaaaacaactaaaaaattaaaacacttgatagataattttttaaatgttattttatttgtataatattctattattctatAGCTCAATGAAATAACACCATATATAGATGGAGGATTAATTTATGGTACTTCTAAAGCATGGTCAAATATTTTAAGGACATATTCTAATGGAACTATTGACAAAAATGGTTTGCTTGCATCATCAAGTTCATATAAATATCCAGAAAATAACATAATTGGATTACCAATGGCAAATCCACCACCTCCAATCAatcatgataaatatatttcccaACATTATACAGAGAAAGTCGATAGATACTTTAGTAAGTATAactttacatataaaaatactcAAATTTTCAGTCCACAAACTTTCTTAGCAAATTCAGCTATATGATGATCTTTTGGAGTACATTCATATTCAATTGGTTCTGAATAAGGCATTGGAACATCAATACCAGTACAACGAACTGCTGGTGCATCTAGTTCAAAGAAAACAGGATTTTCCATTACATTTGCAACAATCTCAGAACCTACTCCACACATAGGCCAACCTAATTCAACTGTCATTAATCTATGTGTTTTActgattgatttaaaaatcatatCCCAATCAAGAGGTCTGAGAGAACGTAGATTGATAACTTCAGCATCAATTCCCTGTCCTGCTAAAATTTCAGCTGCTTGTATAGTATATACTGTTGCTTGACCATGagtaattaatgtaatatgcTTCCcagatttttcaatttttgctTTACCAATAGGTATAACAAAATCTTTGTCCAAAGCTTGATCAGATAGaggaaattcaaaattatagaGAACTTCACTTTCCAAGATTAAGACAGGATCAGGATCCCTTATAGCAGCTTTTAAACTACCTCTATGATCTTCAGAACTTGTAGGAGACATAACTTTTAAGCCAGGAACACTCATATACCAAGCTGCAAAACACTGTGAATGCTGAGCTGCCAGTCCTTTAGCACAACCATTTGGACCACGAAATACTATAGGTACAGGATATCTTCCTGCAGtcatataacaatatttagcAGCTCcatttattattcgatcaaTAGCTTGCATTGAAAAATTGAATGTCATAAATTCACAAATTGGTTTCAATCCTGCTATTGCAGCTCCAACAGCTATACCACAGAAACCTGCCTCAGATATTGGTGTATCAATCAATCTCTTATCTCCATATTTTTTCCAAAGCCCTCTAGTTACTTTATATGCTCCATCAAATTCTGCAACTTCTTCTccaataataaatactttctCATCTCGTGCTAATTCTTCATCAAGAGACGTATTTATTGCATCTCTTACACTCATTTTAGTAGCAGATCTAGAAGATCCTTTTTGTAAGAAATATGATGTCACAGATAGTAATGGTCGtctcaaaaaataaatggttAACATTGTagacatatttaataatttatatgcaTAAATCTTTATTCCAGAATTAGGAAATCCAAGGGGTAATGAAAATCCGTTTCTTTTGACATTTGGAATAATTTGGTTTAGATGGCACAATCACATAGCAAGCTTTATAAAGAGTCAACATAAAGAGTGGACAGgtgaaaaaatttacaatgaaGCTCGTAAATGGGTAATCGCAACACAACAGCATATAATTACCAATGAATGGTTACCTGAATGGCTAGGTGAAAAGCTTCCAGCATACAAAGGCAGGAATAAAAATACTAAGAATTAGTGTtagataatattacaaaaacatACACtgcagaaaaaaagataattaccttatatattttgaaatataaggacaaaatttttctaaaattttattatatatttattataggtTATAATCCTAATATTGATCCACAAATAGATCAATTTTTTCAAGCAGCTGCCTTTCGTTATGGTCACACTTTAGTACCAGCTGGTAAGttcaaaaaattgtatatattatttataaaaagaattccaAAATATGAtctaa is a window encoding:
- the LOC127066566 gene encoding pyruvate dehydrogenase E1 component subunit beta, mitochondrial-like; translated protein: MSTMLTIYFLRRPLLSVTSYFLQKGSSRSATKMSVRDAINTSLDEELARDEKVFIIGEEVAEFDGAYKVTRGLWKKYGDKRLIDTPISEAGFCGIAVGAAIAGLKPICEFMTFNFSMQAIDRIINGAAKYCYMTAGRYPVPIVFRGPNGCAKGLAAQHSQCFAAWYMSVPGLKVMSPTSSEDHRGSLKAAIRDPDPVLILESEVLYNFEFPLSDQALDKDFVIPIGKAKIEKSGKHITLITHGQATVYTIQAAEILAGQGIDAEVINLRSLRPLDWDMIFKSISKTHRLMTVELGWPMCGVGSEIVANVMENPVFFELDAPAVRCTGIDVPMPYSEPIEYECTPKDHHIAEFAKKVCGLKI